From Herbaspirillum sp. WKF16:
GCCAATACGGGTTGCCGCAACCGGTGACGCCGGTGGATTGGCTGATCAAGTCGTGGCACTTCGGATCCGGTTGCCTGGGTTTCTCCGAACACTACACCGTCATGCCGGAACAGGGCATCGCCCCGCAGCCGCTGTCGCGACTGGGCGAGCGGCAGGTCAAGGCGATCGAGGCCCTGGCCGGCGACCCGGATGCGGAGCTGGACGAGGAGGCGGTGCGCTTGTTCTTCCCCGGCGGCAGTCTCGGCGGCGTGCGGCCCAAGACCGTGGTGATGCATGAAGGGCTGGAGCACATCGCCAAGTTCAGTCGCCCCGATGACAAGTTCGACGTGCCCGCCGCCGAATACGCGACCTTGCGGCTGGCGCATGCCGCGGGCGTGAATGTGACGGAGTTTGAACTGGTCGACATCGGCGGCCATTCGGTGCTTCTCGTCGCGCGCTTCGACCGCACGCCAGGCGGCGGCCGGATCCACTATCTCAGCGCCAACACCCTGATCGACATCGATGCGGCAGCGTCCGAACAATATCGCTCCGGATATTCCTATGCGGGCATCGCGGAGGCGCTGCGTCCGATCGACGACCACGCCCGCGAAGACAGCCACCAGCTGTTCCGCCGCATGGTGCTCAACATCCTGGTCGGCAACATCGACGATCACATGCGCAACCACGCCTTGATCAGGCAGGCCGGCGGCCGCTATCGCTTGTCGCCGGCGTTCGACATCGTGCCGCACATCGACGCCTACCATACCCCGCAATCCATCGGCGTCGGCGCGGACGGCCCCGCCAGCACGATGGCCAACGCCCTCTCGCAATGCCGGCGCTTCCTGCTGCTTGAAAGCGAGGCGCAATCGATCATCGATGAGGTGAAGATCCAGGTCGGGCAATGGCGCAATGTGTTTGCCGAAGCCGGCGTCACGAAAAGAGACATGCAGACGCTCAGCACCTGTTTTGCCAATGCGGATAGCGCCGACCGCGTGCAGGTAGTGGGCGCTGATCTCAGTAGCGCCAAGGCTCCGGCGCCCAAGGGACGACGCAAGGCCGCTAAGCCGCGCGCCTGAAGTG
This genomic window contains:
- a CDS encoding type II toxin-antitoxin system HipA family toxin → MRQITCAVFDCSDPAEPRPMASFGLDGAGDGVLGYGKYYIREPFAFALDPVHLPMSTQMQPVRRRSDGSYGVLSDAGPNAWGMKLTSSINRQYGLPQPVTPVDWLIKSWHFGSGCLGFSEHYTVMPEQGIAPQPLSRLGERQVKAIEALAGDPDAELDEEAVRLFFPGGSLGGVRPKTVVMHEGLEHIAKFSRPDDKFDVPAAEYATLRLAHAAGVNVTEFELVDIGGHSVLLVARFDRTPGGGRIHYLSANTLIDIDAAASEQYRSGYSYAGIAEALRPIDDHAREDSHQLFRRMVLNILVGNIDDHMRNHALIRQAGGRYRLSPAFDIVPHIDAYHTPQSIGVGADGPASTMANALSQCRRFLLLESEAQSIIDEVKIQVGQWRNVFAEAGVTKRDMQTLSTCFANADSADRVQVVGADLSSAKAPAPKGRRKAAKPRA